The following proteins are co-located in the Paralichthys olivaceus isolate ysfri-2021 chromosome 2, ASM2471397v2, whole genome shotgun sequence genome:
- the cbfa2t2 gene encoding protein CBFA2T2 isoform X1, translating to MYDAVKINILLDVRDETTGRRSAQNESREKKSPAMPGSPVDAKTHSRSAPSSSTSSTMPPLPSVNPSGPRPASFSTTALTNGNHHSPPTLNAVPSPPQRYSNGPSSSSSSSLANQQLPATCGARQLSKLKRFLTTLQQFGNDISPEIGDSVRSLVLALVNSTVTIEEFHSRLQEATNFPLRPFVIPFLKANLPLLQRELLHCARAAKQTPAQYLSQHEHLLLSTTLASSPDSSELLMEPHDAATKRHSPSRAKENGFHERPPVPMEPAAKRICTISPAPRHSPAHPLPLNSQLHPTPPPLQHYALDDIAAPHILHREHSQRLLEIRELKDRPRLPGTNGGYREEPVDHRLTDREWADEWRHLDHVLNCIVDMVEKTRRSVSVLRRCQESDREELNYWRRRSSEQEDPRKGGSGSTPFSKTHSPHSAESDSQRDFAPRPGSAYVTDEIWRKAEEAVNEVKRQAMDEVQKAVAEAEQKAFEMIATERAKMDKTLAEAKKKAQEDAINVINEQEDSSECCWNCGRKASETCSGCNAARYCGSFCQHKDWERHHLICSPGLQAQPKSVSAITASRVAAAAAAARGSPAGLAGVKASDSMPSVSSPGGEKALVASRSSTPSTPASGPEANGH from the exons ATGTACGATGCTGTAAAAATTAATATCTTATTAGATGTTAGAGACGAGACGACGGGGAGAAGATCAGCTCAGAACG agagtagagagaagaAGAGCCCTGCCATGCCCGGTTCTCCTGTGGATGCTAAGACTCATTCCAGATCAgcccccagcagcagcaccagctccACGATGCCTCCCCTGCCCTCTGTCAACCCCAGCGGCCCTCGACCGGCCTCTTTTTCCACAACAGCAT TGACCAACGGGAATCATCATTCCCCGCCAACCTTGAACGCAGTGCCATCGCCGCCGCAGCGCTATAGCAACGGACCATCCTCCTCATCGTCCTCATCGCTAGCAAACCAGCAGCTGCCCGCCACCTGTGGGGCTCGCCAGCTGAGCAAGCTGAAACGTTTCCTGACCACGCTGCAGCAGTTTGGCAACGACATCTCCCCCGAGATCGGAGACAGCGTCCGGAGCCTAgtgctggccctcgtg AATTCAACAGTTACCATTGAAGAGTTTCACTCACGACTTCAGGAGGCCACCAACTTCCCCTTGCGGCCTTTCGTCATTCCTTTTCTCAAG gcaaacCTACCCCTGCTGCAGAGGGAGCTGCTCCACTGTGCACGGGCAGCCAAGCAAACCCCAGCCCAGTACCTGTCCCAGCACGAGCACCTCCTGCTCAGCACCACTCTCGCCTCCTCTCCGGACTCCTCCGAGCTGCTGATGGAGCCTCATGATGCAGCTACCAAGAGACACAGCCCCAGCAG GGCGAAAGAGAACGGTTTCCACGAGCGTCCACCCGTACCCATGGAACCTGCCGCAAAACGGATTTGCACCATCAGCCCTGCTCCCCGACACAGCCCCGCCCACCCGCTGCCCCTCAACTCCCAGCTTCACCCGACGCCTCCACCCCTGCAGCACTACGCCCTGGACGACATCGCAGCGCCACACATCCTCCACCGGGAGCACAGCCAGCGCTTGCTGGAGATCCGGGAGCTCAAAGACAGACCCAGACTTCCTG GAACTAACGGGGGTTACCGTGAAGAGCCAGTggaccacagactgacagacagagagtgggCTGATGAATGGAGGCATCTGGACCAT GTGTTGAACTGCATTGTGGACATGGTGGAAAAGACACGGAGGTCAGTGAGCGTGCTCAGACGGTGCCAGGAGTCAGATCGCGAGGAGCTCAACTACTGGAGGCGGCGCTCGAGCGAGCAGGAGGACCCACGCAAAGGAGGCTCGGGCTCCACTCCCTTCTCCAAGACGCACAGTCCCCACTCTGCCGAGTCAG ACTCCCAGCGTGACTTTGCACCACGGCCAGGCTCAGCATACGTTACAGATGAGATCTGGAGGAAAGCTG AAGAGGCGGTGAACGAGGTGAAGCGTCAGGCCATGGACGAGGTTCAGAAAGCTGTTGCTGAGGCCGAACAGAAAGCTTTTGAGATGATTGCGACAGAAAGGGCAAAGATGGATAAGACTCTGGCGGAGGCGAAGAAGAAGGCTCAAGAGGACGCCATCAATGTGATCAACGAACAGGAGGACTCCAGTGAG TGTTGCTGGAACTGTGGCCGGAAAGCGAGTGAAACGTGCAGCGGCTGCAACGCTGCTCGTTACTGCGGCTCCTTCTGCCAGCACAAAGACTGGGAGAGGCACCACCTCATCTGCAGCCCAGGACTTCAGGCTCAACCCAAATCAGTTTCTGCCATTACAGCAAGCAGGGTggccgcagcagcagcggcagccagGGGATCCCCTGCAGGCCTGGCCGGGGTTAAGGCCTCCGACAGCATGCCTTCGGTCTCCAGTCCTGGTGGCGAGAAGGCCTTGGTTGCTTCTCgctcctccaccccctccacccctgCCTCAGGCCCCGAGGCAAACGGACATTAG
- the cbfa2t2 gene encoding protein CBFA2T2 isoform X2, with protein MPGSPVDAKTHSRSAPSSSTSSTMPPLPSVNPSGPRPASFSTTALTNGNHHSPPTLNAVPSPPQRYSNGPSSSSSSSLANQQLPATCGARQLSKLKRFLTTLQQFGNDISPEIGDSVRSLVLALVNSTVTIEEFHSRLQEATNFPLRPFVIPFLKANLPLLQRELLHCARAAKQTPAQYLSQHEHLLLSTTLASSPDSSELLMEPHDAATKRHSPSRAKENGFHERPPVPMEPAAKRICTISPAPRHSPAHPLPLNSQLHPTPPPLQHYALDDIAAPHILHREHSQRLLEIRELKDRPRLPGTNGGYREEPVDHRLTDREWADEWRHLDHVLNCIVDMVEKTRRSVSVLRRCQESDREELNYWRRRSSEQEDPRKGGSGSTPFSKTHSPHSAESDSQRDFAPRPGSAYVTDEIWRKAEEAVNEVKRQAMDEVQKAVAEAEQKAFEMIATERAKMDKTLAEAKKKAQEDAINVINEQEDSSECCWNCGRKASETCSGCNAARYCGSFCQHKDWERHHLICSPGLQAQPKSVSAITASRVAAAAAAARGSPAGLAGVKASDSMPSVSSPGGEKALVASRSSTPSTPASGPEANGH; from the exons ATGCCCGGTTCTCCTGTGGATGCTAAGACTCATTCCAGATCAgcccccagcagcagcaccagctccACGATGCCTCCCCTGCCCTCTGTCAACCCCAGCGGCCCTCGACCGGCCTCTTTTTCCACAACAGCAT TGACCAACGGGAATCATCATTCCCCGCCAACCTTGAACGCAGTGCCATCGCCGCCGCAGCGCTATAGCAACGGACCATCCTCCTCATCGTCCTCATCGCTAGCAAACCAGCAGCTGCCCGCCACCTGTGGGGCTCGCCAGCTGAGCAAGCTGAAACGTTTCCTGACCACGCTGCAGCAGTTTGGCAACGACATCTCCCCCGAGATCGGAGACAGCGTCCGGAGCCTAgtgctggccctcgtg AATTCAACAGTTACCATTGAAGAGTTTCACTCACGACTTCAGGAGGCCACCAACTTCCCCTTGCGGCCTTTCGTCATTCCTTTTCTCAAG gcaaacCTACCCCTGCTGCAGAGGGAGCTGCTCCACTGTGCACGGGCAGCCAAGCAAACCCCAGCCCAGTACCTGTCCCAGCACGAGCACCTCCTGCTCAGCACCACTCTCGCCTCCTCTCCGGACTCCTCCGAGCTGCTGATGGAGCCTCATGATGCAGCTACCAAGAGACACAGCCCCAGCAG GGCGAAAGAGAACGGTTTCCACGAGCGTCCACCCGTACCCATGGAACCTGCCGCAAAACGGATTTGCACCATCAGCCCTGCTCCCCGACACAGCCCCGCCCACCCGCTGCCCCTCAACTCCCAGCTTCACCCGACGCCTCCACCCCTGCAGCACTACGCCCTGGACGACATCGCAGCGCCACACATCCTCCACCGGGAGCACAGCCAGCGCTTGCTGGAGATCCGGGAGCTCAAAGACAGACCCAGACTTCCTG GAACTAACGGGGGTTACCGTGAAGAGCCAGTggaccacagactgacagacagagagtgggCTGATGAATGGAGGCATCTGGACCAT GTGTTGAACTGCATTGTGGACATGGTGGAAAAGACACGGAGGTCAGTGAGCGTGCTCAGACGGTGCCAGGAGTCAGATCGCGAGGAGCTCAACTACTGGAGGCGGCGCTCGAGCGAGCAGGAGGACCCACGCAAAGGAGGCTCGGGCTCCACTCCCTTCTCCAAGACGCACAGTCCCCACTCTGCCGAGTCAG ACTCCCAGCGTGACTTTGCACCACGGCCAGGCTCAGCATACGTTACAGATGAGATCTGGAGGAAAGCTG AAGAGGCGGTGAACGAGGTGAAGCGTCAGGCCATGGACGAGGTTCAGAAAGCTGTTGCTGAGGCCGAACAGAAAGCTTTTGAGATGATTGCGACAGAAAGGGCAAAGATGGATAAGACTCTGGCGGAGGCGAAGAAGAAGGCTCAAGAGGACGCCATCAATGTGATCAACGAACAGGAGGACTCCAGTGAG TGTTGCTGGAACTGTGGCCGGAAAGCGAGTGAAACGTGCAGCGGCTGCAACGCTGCTCGTTACTGCGGCTCCTTCTGCCAGCACAAAGACTGGGAGAGGCACCACCTCATCTGCAGCCCAGGACTTCAGGCTCAACCCAAATCAGTTTCTGCCATTACAGCAAGCAGGGTggccgcagcagcagcggcagccagGGGATCCCCTGCAGGCCTGGCCGGGGTTAAGGCCTCCGACAGCATGCCTTCGGTCTCCAGTCCTGGTGGCGAGAAGGCCTTGGTTGCTTCTCgctcctccaccccctccacccctgCCTCAGGCCCCGAGGCAAACGGACATTAG